A genome region from Paramisgurnus dabryanus chromosome 12, PD_genome_1.1, whole genome shotgun sequence includes the following:
- the LOC135749735 gene encoding adhesion G-protein coupled receptor F1-like encodes MGLCEKGLEGYITSECQHVNLKNDWIPIKKDCVVKAIKDLDRKSEVLFLDEIPAFMSNLSNAAKENNIEITQSAATVQTLVEILYKIASISQTIAISQTVMEDFLKTVNVIVSDESKNTWEVLNNGFITRNESTKLLQAIETISDRLSDDSFMIKETSIQLNRTRIENSFTETSSLPNSTTQIVIPKVEPTLITIIVFTKLNNALPTRITSNNDKKTSENHINGDVVVVRVNKTINNISFAFETTNTSLKNPQCVFWNFDLDHWDTTGCKVKRSGNKTVTCECDHTTSFSILMSAIDNTALDYITYIGVAISMASLILCLIIEIIVWKSVTGNDTSYMRHVSIVNIAVSLLIADLWFIIGAATANPGQPTPVNPCSAAVFFIHFFYLALFFWMLLSALLLLNRTVMASSQMSRAKMMVIAFTVGYCAPLLIAVITVASTAGAGRYIWTRDACWLNWDESKALLAFVIPALTIVAFNLLVYIVVVCKILRRGLSAQPDESNALIVIARCVAILTPFFGITWAFGTGTMLTPDFAIHVVFATLNSLQGFFVLVFGTLLDRKVRESAKSLIKDLSSHRTQNTNPGNTGSEAIILKTRGTRVMDSEVRRSSVSSSVSAASSSSSGSSTASHTALKA; translated from the exons ATGGGACTGTGTGAAAAAGGCCTGGAAGGATATATAACTTCTGAATGTCAACATGTGAACCTGAAAAATGATTGGATACCTATAAAGAAAGATTGTGTAGTTAAAGCTATCAAAGATCTTGATAGGAAATCTGAG GTTCTGTTTTTGGATGAGATTCCAGCGTTTATGTCAAACCTCAGTAACGCTGCAAAGGAAAATAATATTGAGATAACACAATCTGCTGCGACTGTCCAAACACTTGTTGAGATACTCTACAAAATTGCTAGTATCTCTCAAACTATTGCTATTAGCCAGACTGTGATGGAG GATTTTCTTAAAACAGTCAACGTCATTGTATCAGATGAATCTAAAAACACATGGGAAGTATTGAACAATGGCTTTATAACACGAAACGAAAGCACCAAACTTCTGCAAGCTATTGAGACTATAAGTGATCGTCTCTCAGATGACAGTTTCATGATTAAGGAAACCTCCATTCAGTTAAATAGAACAAGAATTGAAAACTCATTCACTGAAACATCTTCACTGCCAAACTCAACTACTCAGATTGTGATACCAAAGGTTGAACCGACTCTCATAACCATTATTGTCTTTACAAAGCTTAACAATGCTTTACCAACTCGCATTACTTCTAATAATGACAAGAAGACATCAGAAAATCACATCAATGGAGACGTGGTTGTTGTAAGGGTTAATAAAACAATTAACAACATTTCATTTGCTTTCGAAACAACAAATACATCATTGAAAAATCCTCAGTGTGTCTTTTGGAACTTTGATCTGGACCATTGGGATACCACTGGATGTAAAGTCAAGCGCtcagggaataaaacagttacATGTGAATGCGACCACACAACCTCTTTTTCAATCCTGATGTCTGCAATTGATAACACAGCCTTAGACTATATAACATACATCGGTGTAGCTATTTCGATGGCCAGCTTGATTCTGTGCCTCATTATTGAGATAATTGTGTGGAAGTCAGTGACAGGAAATGACACGTCATACATGCGTCACGTTTCAATAGTCAACATCGCAGTGTCCCTGCTGATCGCAGACCTCTGGTTTATCATCGGAGCTGCAACTGCAAATCCAGGACAACCTACACCGGTGAATCCCTGCAGTGCAGCAGTTTTCTTCATTCACTTTTTTTACCTGGCTCTTTTCTTCTGGATGTTACTTTCAGCACTTTTACTCTTAAACCGCACTGTCATGGCTTCATCTCAAATGTCAAGGGCTAAAATGATGGTCATTGCGTTCACAGTTGGTTATTGTGCACCTTTGCTTATAGCGGTTATTACTGTTGCATCCACAGCTGGAGCTGGTAGATATATTTGGACGAGAGATGCATGTTGGCTAAACTGGGATGAATCTAAGGCTCTGCTGGCATTTGTGATTCCAGCTCTGACCATTGTTGCCTTTAACCTCCTGGTTTACATTGTGGTTGTGTGTAAGATTTTAAGGAGAGGACTTAGTGCTCAACCAGATGAGAGTAATGCCCTTATAGTCATTGCCCGATGTGTGGCCATTCTGACTCCTTTCTTTGGTATAACGTGGGCCTTTGGCACTGGAACCATGTTGACACCTGACTTTGCCATTCATGTGGTTTTTGCAACCCTTAATTCACTTCAG GGATTCTTTGTTTTGGTGTTTGGGACGCTTTTAGACAGAAAG GTCAGAGAGTCTGCAAAGAGTTTAATTAAGGACCTCAGTTCCCATCGTACTCAG AACACTAATCCAGGAAATACAGGAAGTGAAGCGATTATCTTGAAAACAAGAGGAACCAGAG TTATGGACTCTGAAGTAAGACGTTCCTCAGTATCATCATCAGTATCAGCAGCATCATCTTCATCTTCTGGCAGCTCCACTGCATCACATACCGCACTAAAGGCCTAA